Part of the Candidatus Deferrimicrobiaceae bacterium genome is shown below.
ATTCCCAGGAAGAAGGAGACGTCTTTTCCCACCGCCGGGTAGAGCCGAGTCGACACCTCCCCGACCCCCGTCGCCAGAAATTCCATCTCGGCCGGCGATTCGGCCAGATGCAGGGCGAGAGGAAGACCAAGGCGCGCGCCGAGCAAGGCGAGTCCCCGCAACAGGTCGGGACCGACGGTGTACAGCGTGTGGGGGGAAATCCCCGGCGCAAGCATCCCGCCGGGGCGGGAGAGCCCGGCGATCCGGGCCACGTTTTCCTCCACCGCAAGCAGGACAGTCCCGGCGACCTCGGGGTGAAACCCGATCCCTTCCGCGAAGATCCGCGCGCGCAGGGGGAGGGAGGCGTAAGCGGCGATGTCCGGCCCTGCGATCTCGCCTATTGTCGTCGTCCCCCCGGAGATCGCTTCCCCGGCCGCCGCCCCTACATTGTCCGCGAACTCCCCGGGGGGGGCGTTCCACCTCCACTCGATGAGGCGCAGGATCCAGTCGATGAAGGGAAGAGAGGAAGACGCCGGGGGCCCCTCCGGTCCGGAAAGCCGCGGGATGGACAGGTGCGCGTGAGCGTTCACCAGGCCGGGAAGGATTACCAGGCCGGGAAGATCCACACGGTCAAACCCCGCGGGAACCTCCCTTTCCACGTCGCCGGGGGCCCCG
Proteins encoded:
- a CDS encoding amidohydrolase family protein, encoding MMSSGRGTIYVASRFVADAGTALSPGAVAVENGVVVAAGAPGDVEREVPAGFDRVDLPGLVILPGLVNAHAHLSIPRLSGPEGPPASSSLPFIDWILRLIEWRWNAPPGEFADNVGAAAGEAISGGTTTIGEIAGPDIAAYASLPLRARIFAEGIGFHPEVAGTVLLAVEENVARIAGLSRPGGMLAPGISPHTLYTVGPDLLRGLALLGARLGLPLALHLAESPAEMEFLATGVGEVSTRLYPAVGKDVSFFLGIGEPIPSYLRTAGILREGVILVHNVHLSRAEIDELRSDGAGFVLCPRSNAAHRNGLPDVTHFVDAGIPFALGTDSLGSVGSLNMWDEMREAAGLYRGGLPEEELCRSLFRAATENGARLLGLSSGTLLPGAPADFVAIDDPARGNAGWEFFRMVDRVEDRDVRLTVIAGERIHERP